Proteins encoded in a region of the Geobacillus genomosp. 3 genome:
- a CDS encoding DeoR/GlpR family DNA-binding transcription regulator gives MLAAERQQKIVELVNERLSVRVSELSKIFSVTEETIRRDLEKLEKENKLKRSHGGAISIRNESEVDFSEREIANALEKKAIAQEAVKFIQSGDRIILDASTTAWYLAKALPDIPLTVLTNSMKVAVELSKKEKIQVISTGGVLLPRSLSYVGPLAERSLETYHVDKTFLSCKGIHLENGLSESNEWQALLKKKMMTIADQVILMADSSKFGVRAFVRMAPLDDVHHLIVDDHVDDKTMNDLERKQLMLTIARLKHRSVGR, from the coding sequence GTGTTAGCGGCAGAACGGCAGCAAAAAATCGTCGAGCTCGTTAACGAACGGCTAAGCGTCCGCGTGTCCGAATTAAGCAAGATATTTTCTGTCACCGAAGAAACGATCCGACGCGACTTGGAAAAATTAGAAAAGGAAAACAAACTAAAACGAAGCCACGGAGGCGCCATCAGCATTCGCAACGAATCGGAAGTTGACTTCTCCGAACGGGAAATTGCAAATGCACTAGAAAAAAAGGCGATCGCCCAAGAAGCAGTCAAATTCATCCAAAGCGGCGACCGCATCATTTTAGACGCCAGCACGACCGCTTGGTATTTGGCCAAAGCGCTGCCTGACATTCCATTAACGGTCTTGACCAATTCGATGAAAGTCGCCGTTGAGTTAAGCAAAAAAGAAAAAATCCAAGTCATCTCAACCGGCGGCGTGCTATTGCCGCGCTCGCTCTCCTATGTAGGGCCGTTGGCGGAGCGATCGTTGGAAACGTATCATGTTGACAAAACGTTTTTGTCATGCAAAGGAATTCATTTGGAAAACGGATTAAGTGAGTCTAATGAATGGCAGGCGTTGTTGAAGAAAAAAATGATGACTATTGCCGATCAAGTGATTTTGATGGCCGATTCAAGCAAGTTTGGCGTACGCGCCTTTGTCCGCATGGCCCCACTTGATGACGTACATCACCTTATCGTTGACGACCACGTTGATGATAAGACAATGAACGATTTAGAAAGGAAGCAACTCATGTTGACGATCGCCCGTTTGAAACATCGTTCTGTTGGCCGCTGA
- a CDS encoding sulfite oxidase-like oxidoreductase encodes MTKQLPPGQFETEKWPILHEGDVYEFDEATWTFRLFGDVKEEVSLSYQEVMQLPKTVSTVDMHCVTTWSKFDTTFEGIAFRQFLRFVELDRDVKYVKIYGYLNGDRFGYSANLPLEALMGDDALFVYRWKDNHHDWQDISPKHGYPLRFIPPATFYLWKGAKWASGIRFMKEDEPGYWEERGYSMTANPFKEERFADWVPRFRF; translated from the coding sequence ATGACCAAACAACTCCCTCCCGGCCAGTTTGAAACCGAAAAATGGCCGATTTTGCATGAAGGAGATGTGTACGAATTTGATGAAGCAACATGGACGTTTCGGCTGTTCGGCGATGTGAAAGAGGAAGTGTCGCTGTCGTATCAAGAGGTGATGCAGCTGCCGAAGACGGTTTCGACCGTGGATATGCATTGCGTGACGACATGGTCGAAATTCGATACGACGTTTGAAGGCATTGCTTTTCGCCAGTTTTTGCGCTTTGTCGAACTGGACCGCGATGTCAAATACGTGAAAATTTACGGCTACTTAAACGGCGACCGGTTCGGCTATTCGGCGAATTTGCCGCTTGAGGCGCTCATGGGCGATGATGCCTTGTTTGTCTACCGGTGGAAAGACAACCATCACGACTGGCAGGACATCTCGCCGAAGCACGGCTATCCGCTCCGTTTCATCCCGCCGGCGACGTTTTACTTATGGAAAGGGGCGAAATGGGCGTCCGGCATCCGCTTTATGAAGGAAGATGAGCCGGGCTACTGGGAAGAGCGCGGCTATTCGATGACCGCCAATCCGTTTAAGGAAGAGCGATTTGCCGATTGGGTGCCGCGATTTCGGTTTTGA
- a CDS encoding ECF transporter S component: protein MKRVPIRVFAGIGVLGAMAYVLMMLNFPLPPFPNFLLVDFSDVPALVAALLYGPLAGVAVEFLKNVLNYVFVGSATGVPIGQIANFTAGVAFLLPVSYVYRKAGSKKGMLLGLAAGTAAMALVMSVLNYYVFLPAYTLFLGAPAMSAPEIKELVISAILPFNVVKGAIMAIVFQLLFVRLGSWLAKQAASRQAA from the coding sequence ATGAAGCGTGTTCCAATCCGCGTCTTTGCCGGCATCGGGGTGTTGGGCGCCATGGCGTATGTGTTGATGATGCTTAACTTTCCGCTGCCGCCGTTTCCAAATTTTTTGCTTGTTGACTTCAGCGATGTGCCGGCGCTTGTCGCCGCGCTGTTGTACGGCCCGCTCGCCGGCGTGGCGGTCGAATTTTTGAAAAACGTGCTGAACTATGTTTTCGTCGGCAGCGCGACCGGCGTTCCGATCGGCCAAATCGCCAACTTCACCGCTGGGGTGGCGTTCCTTTTGCCGGTTTCCTATGTTTATCGAAAAGCCGGGTCGAAAAAAGGCATGCTGCTGGGGCTGGCGGCGGGGACGGCGGCCATGGCTCTCGTGATGAGCGTGCTCAACTACTATGTGTTTTTGCCGGCGTACACGCTGTTTCTCGGCGCCCCGGCGATGAGCGCACCGGAAATAAAGGAACTGGTGATATCCGCGATTTTGCCGTTTAACGTCGTCAAAGGAGCCATCATGGCGATCGTGTTCCAGCTTCTCTTTGTGCGCCTTGGCTCTTGGCTTGCCAAACAAGCCGCATCCCGCCAGGCCGCTTGA
- a CDS encoding threonine synthase has product MPFSYVSHLYCPKCERTYGVDQIHQLCECGSPLLVAYDLESMRQEVKREALAEREPSLWRYHELLPVKHREHIVSLGEGMTPLVPMPRFGQKIGIPSLYMKDEGVIPTGTFKARGAAVGVSKAKELGVKQLAMPTNGNAGAAWSLYAARAGIQATVVMPVDAPEMTRKECAAAGAKLYLVDGLISDAGQIVAKAIREYGWYDASTLKEPYRIEGKKTMGLEIAEQFSWQLPDVILYPTGGGVGLIGIYKAIKELQALGWVSGHMPRLVAVQAEHCAPIVKAWSEKKRESAFWPNSSTVAFGINVPKALGDFLVLEAVYDTDGCAVAIGDEEILAEQRTVAELEGAFICPEGAAAFAAARKLRESGWIRGGETVVVLNTGTGLKYADLIHTAPLVLEPGDPFPKRES; this is encoded by the coding sequence ATGCCATTCAGCTATGTATCCCATCTATACTGCCCGAAGTGTGAACGTACATACGGTGTTGACCAAATTCACCAACTTTGTGAATGCGGGTCGCCGCTTCTAGTCGCGTACGACTTGGAGTCGATGCGCCAAGAAGTAAAGCGGGAGGCACTTGCGGAGCGGGAACCGAGTTTATGGCGGTATCATGAGTTATTGCCAGTGAAGCATCGTGAACATATCGTTTCTTTGGGCGAGGGGATGACTCCGCTTGTGCCGATGCCGCGTTTTGGACAAAAAATCGGTATTCCCTCGCTTTATATGAAAGACGAAGGCGTCATTCCGACCGGGACGTTCAAAGCCCGCGGGGCGGCCGTCGGGGTTTCGAAAGCCAAGGAATTGGGCGTCAAGCAGCTGGCGATGCCGACAAACGGCAACGCAGGCGCGGCTTGGTCGCTCTACGCGGCGCGGGCGGGCATTCAGGCGACCGTTGTCATGCCGGTCGATGCGCCGGAAATGACGCGAAAAGAATGCGCCGCCGCTGGTGCCAAGCTGTATTTAGTCGACGGCCTCATCAGCGATGCCGGGCAAATCGTAGCGAAGGCGATTCGCGAATATGGCTGGTACGATGCGTCAACATTGAAAGAACCATACCGGATCGAAGGAAAGAAAACGATGGGGTTGGAAATCGCCGAACAGTTTTCCTGGCAGCTTCCGGATGTCATTTTGTATCCGACTGGGGGCGGTGTCGGGCTGATCGGCATTTATAAGGCGATCAAAGAACTGCAGGCGCTTGGCTGGGTAAGTGGCCACATGCCGCGGCTTGTCGCTGTACAGGCCGAGCATTGTGCGCCGATCGTCAAAGCGTGGAGCGAGAAAAAACGGGAGTCGGCATTCTGGCCGAATTCGTCAACTGTGGCGTTCGGCATCAACGTGCCGAAAGCGCTCGGCGATTTTCTTGTGCTCGAGGCCGTGTATGACACGGACGGCTGTGCCGTGGCCATCGGCGATGAGGAGATTTTGGCTGAGCAGCGGACGGTGGCGGAACTGGAAGGGGCGTTCATTTGTCCGGAAGGAGCGGCGGCGTTTGCCGCGGCCCGGAAATTGCGCGAAAGCGGCTGGATTCGCGGCGGAGAGACGGTCGTTGTGCTCAATACGGGAACAGGATTGAAATACGCCGATTTGATCCACACCGCCCCGCTGGTGCTCGAGCCGGGGGATCCGTTTCCAAAGCGGGAATCATAA
- the pepT gene encoding peptidase T yields MKQELIERFIRYAKMDTQSDPESSTCPSTEGQWKLADMLVEELKAIGMEDVTVDENGYVMATLPANTEKNVPVIGFLAHMDTSPEFTGANVNPEIIEQYDGGDIVLNKEQGIVLSPNDFPELAHYKGHTLITTDGTTLLGADDKAGIAEIMTAMNYLIQHPEIKHGKVRVAFTPDEEIGRGPHKFDVAKFGAQFAYTVDGGPLGELEYESFNAAEAKITIKGKNVHPGTAKGKMINSIKIAMEFQQQLPADEAPEHTEGYEGFYHLLSFQGSVEETKLHYIIRDFDREQFEARKAKMKEIAASLAQKYGNNRISLEINDQYYNMREKIEPVRHIVDIAHEAMTNLGIEPKVKPIRGGTDGSQLSYMGLPTPNIFAGGENFHGRYEYVSADTMVKAAEVIVEIIKLFEQKAS; encoded by the coding sequence ATGAAACAAGAACTCATCGAACGCTTCATCCGCTATGCCAAAATGGATACCCAGTCCGACCCGGAAAGCAGCACCTGCCCGTCCACCGAAGGGCAATGGAAGCTGGCCGACATGTTGGTTGAAGAGCTCAAGGCAATCGGCATGGAAGACGTCACGGTCGACGAAAATGGCTACGTCATGGCGACGCTGCCGGCCAATACGGAGAAAAATGTGCCCGTGATCGGTTTTTTGGCTCATATGGATACGTCTCCGGAGTTTACGGGAGCCAATGTCAACCCCGAAATCATCGAACAGTACGACGGCGGCGACATCGTGTTGAACAAAGAACAAGGCATCGTTCTGTCGCCAAACGATTTCCCGGAGCTTGCCCACTACAAAGGACATACATTGATTACAACCGACGGGACGACGCTGCTTGGCGCTGACGATAAAGCGGGGATCGCCGAAATTATGACGGCCATGAACTATCTCATCCAACATCCAGAAATCAAGCATGGCAAAGTGCGCGTCGCCTTTACGCCGGATGAAGAAATCGGCCGCGGGCCGCACAAATTTGACGTCGCGAAGTTCGGCGCCCAATTTGCCTATACGGTCGACGGCGGGCCGCTTGGCGAATTGGAATACGAAAGCTTCAACGCTGCCGAAGCGAAAATCACGATCAAAGGGAAAAACGTTCACCCCGGTACGGCGAAAGGGAAAATGATCAATTCGATCAAAATCGCCATGGAATTCCAACAGCAGCTGCCAGCCGATGAGGCGCCCGAGCATACCGAAGGATACGAAGGGTTTTACCATTTGCTTTCATTCCAAGGCAGCGTGGAGGAAACGAAGCTTCACTACATTATCCGCGATTTCGACCGTGAACAGTTCGAAGCGCGCAAGGCCAAAATGAAAGAGATCGCCGCTTCGCTTGCGCAAAAATACGGAAACAACCGAATCAGCCTTGAAATCAACGATCAATACTACAACATGCGGGAAAAAATCGAACCGGTGCGCCATATCGTTGACATCGCCCACGAAGCGATGACGAACTTGGGCATTGAACCGAAAGTGAAACCGATCCGCGGCGGCACGGACGGGTCGCAGCTGTCGTATATGGGGCTGCCGACGCCAAACATTTTCGCCGGCGGCGAAAATTTCCACGGCCGCTACGAATATGTTTCCGCCGATACGATGGTGAAAGCGGCCGAGGTGATCGTGGAAATCATCAAGCTGTTCGAGCAAAAAGCATCCTGA
- a CDS encoding bifunctional metallophosphatase/5'-nucleotidase, with product MKRSKRWGKHVLPALAATAILAASPVGAAGIGKGAAEPSASAHRYIDVQLLGMNDFHGQLNVTRKVGGREAGRADYLAAYLKQREAENKNTLLVHAGDAVGASPPVSALLQDEPTIEVLNKLGFDVGTLGNHEFDEGVAEMLRLIHGGYHPATGDFAGADFPYVSANVVDVKTGEPILPPYVIKRVNGMPIGFIGVTLTETPTIVTPSGVAGVKFIDEATAINNAVRELKEKGVQTIVVLAHNPGVSNRDGTNANGEIVEIAKTIDDEVDVIFAGHNHAYLNAMVDGKLLVQSYSYGTAFSDVDLKIDPRTKDVVEKKAEIVTTYHDGIAPDPEIRALIAKYEAKVAPLVNQVVGAAAETITDEQNESGESALGNLIADAQRAAMKTDFAFMNPGGIRADIEQGEVTWGELYNVQPFNNQLVKMTLTGAQIRQLLNQQWQRGQTRMLQISGLRYTWSASRPAGDKVVDIQLPDGTPLHPDAEYTVTVNSFLADGGDGFTVLKEAANREVGPVDLDALVSYIRSLEQPFSARIEGRINRLP from the coding sequence ATGAAGCGTTCCAAACGATGGGGAAAGCACGTGCTGCCGGCATTGGCGGCGACAGCCATCCTGGCTGCAAGCCCGGTCGGAGCGGCGGGAATAGGAAAGGGGGCAGCAGAGCCTTCTGCTTCCGCGCATCGTTATATTGATGTACAGCTGTTAGGCATGAACGATTTCCACGGCCAGCTCAATGTGACAAGAAAAGTCGGCGGCCGGGAAGCCGGACGGGCTGACTATTTGGCCGCCTATTTGAAACAGCGGGAGGCGGAAAACAAAAACACGCTGCTCGTCCATGCCGGTGATGCGGTCGGCGCCAGCCCGCCGGTATCAGCGTTGCTGCAAGATGAACCGACGATTGAGGTGTTGAACAAGCTCGGGTTTGACGTCGGCACTCTCGGCAATCACGAATTTGATGAAGGAGTAGCGGAAATGCTCCGCTTGATCCATGGCGGATATCACCCGGCGACTGGTGACTTTGCCGGAGCGGATTTCCCGTACGTGAGCGCCAACGTCGTTGATGTAAAAACGGGAGAGCCGATTCTTCCGCCGTACGTCATTAAGCGCGTCAACGGCATGCCGATCGGGTTTATCGGCGTCACGCTCACGGAAACGCCGACGATTGTGACGCCAAGCGGCGTTGCGGGGGTCAAGTTCATCGACGAAGCAACAGCCATTAACAACGCAGTTCGCGAGCTGAAAGAAAAAGGAGTGCAAACGATCGTCGTTCTCGCCCATAACCCAGGCGTATCCAATCGGGACGGAACGAACGCCAACGGCGAAATCGTCGAGATCGCCAAAACAATCGATGACGAAGTGGACGTCATTTTCGCCGGCCATAACCATGCGTACTTAAACGCGATGGTGGATGGCAAGCTGCTCGTTCAGTCGTATTCGTACGGTACGGCGTTTTCGGATGTCGATTTAAAAATCGACCCGCGCACGAAAGACGTCGTCGAGAAAAAAGCGGAAATTGTGACGACCTATCATGACGGCATTGCCCCAGACCCGGAAATTCGCGCGCTCATTGCAAAATACGAAGCGAAAGTGGCGCCGCTTGTCAACCAAGTCGTCGGCGCGGCAGCCGAAACGATCACCGATGAACAAAACGAAAGCGGCGAGTCCGCCTTGGGCAATTTGATCGCTGATGCCCAGCGGGCGGCGATGAAAACCGATTTCGCCTTTATGAACCCGGGCGGCATTCGCGCCGATATTGAACAAGGCGAGGTAACGTGGGGCGAGCTGTACAACGTTCAGCCGTTCAACAACCAGCTTGTGAAAATGACGCTCACCGGCGCGCAAATCCGCCAGCTGCTCAACCAACAATGGCAGCGAGGGCAAACGCGCATGCTGCAAATCTCCGGCCTCCGCTATACATGGAGCGCCAGCAGGCCAGCAGGGGACAAGGTCGTTGACATTCAGCTGCCAGACGGCACCCCGCTTCATCCAGACGCTGAATATACGGTAACGGTCAACAGCTTTCTCGCTGATGGCGGCGACGGGTTTACGGTGTTGAAAGAGGCGGCAAACCGCGAGGTAGGGCCGGTTGATTTGGATGCTCTTGTTTCGTATATTCGCAGCCTTGAGCAGCCGTTCTCGGCACGGATTGAGGGACGGATCAACCGTCTTCCGTGA
- a CDS encoding IS1634 family transposase: MDVRIRAIYESSYLNIISTIFKDLGLPQLIDRLVPVDPQCQTRASDVVGLLLLDILSGRQALVHLERWAHDIDLPKLIRPGLDPSWFNDDAIARHLDRLYEANIHQVLSSCLVQIYKKEGLPLRVFHADTTDKTVYGAYESDSSDGLHITYGYNRHHRWQKQIGFGLIGNEDGIPFYGDVHDGNVPDKTWNPEVLSRVHEQLREAKIEDEWIYVADSAAMTKDTLAQTKAANAFLITRGPSSLRIVKTALSEADAQPDSAWSAPFALAEKNGATYRVWETASTYEGQPVRLIVVESSALDQRKGKTLETERTKEAELLREEQARWERHPFSCREDAEQALASLKASLRPRFHRVEAVVEEIVRPKKRRGRPKKGAEPEMETLYTLRLSVEFNQDAWEQARRKASRFVLVTTVPKEWKGQPMDAQEILKLYKGQISVEMNFSFLKDPFFTDEIYVKKPERVAVLGYLFLLALAIYRVFQRRVRQFITPERPLKGAGGRKLTRPTGQAIFQLFWYVRVVLLELPDGQIQRRLGKPLTPDQRRILQGLGMDESIYV; encoded by the coding sequence ATGGACGTTCGAATTCGGGCGATTTATGAAAGTTCCTATTTGAATATAATAAGTACCATTTTCAAAGATCTTGGCCTCCCTCAGCTGATTGACCGGCTGGTTCCGGTGGATCCTCAATGCCAAACCCGAGCCAGTGATGTGGTCGGGCTGCTTCTCTTGGATATCTTGAGCGGCCGGCAAGCCCTCGTTCATTTGGAACGGTGGGCGCATGACATCGACTTGCCCAAGCTGATCCGGCCAGGATTGGATCCGTCTTGGTTCAACGACGATGCCATTGCTCGCCATTTGGACCGGCTGTATGAGGCCAATATCCATCAAGTCCTTTCGTCTTGCCTGGTACAAATCTACAAGAAAGAAGGCCTCCCTCTCCGTGTCTTTCACGCGGATACGACGGACAAGACGGTTTACGGTGCGTATGAATCCGATTCGTCGGATGGGTTGCACATCACCTATGGCTATAACCGCCATCATCGCTGGCAAAAGCAGATCGGATTCGGCCTGATCGGCAACGAGGACGGCATTCCGTTTTACGGCGACGTGCACGACGGCAACGTGCCGGACAAAACGTGGAATCCCGAGGTGTTGTCGCGAGTCCATGAGCAGCTGAGGGAAGCGAAGATCGAAGACGAATGGATTTACGTGGCAGATTCCGCTGCGATGACGAAGGACACGCTGGCGCAAACGAAAGCCGCCAACGCCTTTTTGATCACGAGAGGGCCGTCGTCGCTCCGGATTGTCAAAACGGCGCTTTCGGAGGCGGATGCCCAACCCGATTCGGCGTGGAGCGCCCCCTTTGCGCTGGCCGAGAAAAACGGCGCCACGTACCGGGTATGGGAAACGGCCTCGACATATGAAGGCCAGCCCGTACGACTGATCGTCGTCGAATCGAGTGCGCTCGACCAGCGAAAAGGAAAGACGCTCGAAACAGAACGAACCAAAGAAGCGGAGCTTCTTCGCGAGGAACAAGCCCGTTGGGAGCGTCATCCTTTCTCTTGTCGGGAAGACGCCGAACAAGCCTTGGCCTCCTTGAAGGCATCCCTTCGTCCCCGGTTCCATCGAGTGGAGGCCGTCGTCGAAGAGATCGTGCGCCCGAAAAAACGGCGTGGACGGCCGAAAAAAGGGGCGGAACCGGAAATGGAGACGCTGTACACCCTTCGGCTGAGCGTGGAATTCAACCAAGACGCGTGGGAGCAGGCGAGACGGAAAGCGTCCCGGTTTGTCCTCGTCACGACTGTTCCAAAGGAATGGAAGGGCCAACCCATGGATGCCCAAGAGATCTTGAAGCTGTATAAAGGGCAGATCTCGGTGGAAATGAACTTCTCCTTCCTAAAAGATCCGTTCTTTACGGACGAAATTTACGTCAAAAAACCGGAACGAGTGGCGGTGTTGGGCTATTTGTTTCTGCTGGCCTTGGCCATTTATCGCGTCTTCCAGCGCCGGGTGCGTCAGTTCATCACACCCGAACGCCCATTAAAGGGCGCCGGAGGCCGCAAGCTGACCCGTCCGACCGGACAAGCGATTTTTCAATTGTTTTGGTATGTCAGAGTCGTCCTGTTGGAGTTGCCGGATGGGCAAATCCAACGCAGGCTAGGGAAACCGCTCACCCCTGATCAGCGAAGGATTCTGCAGGGATTGGGCATGGATGAGAGCATTTACGTGTAA